Within Portunus trituberculatus isolate SZX2019 chromosome 3, ASM1759143v1, whole genome shotgun sequence, the genomic segment gtatgcataCAAGGAGGTCTTAATTACCTTTAATCCActtgtcaggtcaggtcaggtccaTGGAGGTAAACGCcactcctgcacacacacacacacacacacacacacacacacacacacacacacacacctaggccACCCCAGTTTGTCCTGCCAGCGGAATCCCGGACGCCTGCCACGCCATGCTGCTCTCAACGACGTGGTGTACCGCGCCCTGGCTGCCGCTGGGATAGTGGCCACCCTTGAACCCCGAGGCCTGGATCGTGGGGACGGACGCCGCCCAGACGGCATTACAGTCTTTCCCTTCAGACGAGGCAAGATGTTGATGTGGGATGCCAACTGCGTAAACACCTTCTGCAGCACCCACATTAATGACTGTGCCTTGGCTGCTGGGGCAACGGCACCTGGCCTGGAGGTATGATTTCTCACCGCTTGCTGTGGAGACTAGCGGTGTGCTCGGGCCAGACTTCAATGACTTACTGGATGATATTGGTAGAAGAATCACCCAACGCAGCGGGGAGCCTCGAGAGACAGGTTGGCTGCGGCAACGCATCAGCCTTGCCGTAGCGCGGGGCAACACAGCTGCCATCTGCGGGCCCCATTAGTTGCCGAAAGGCCCACTATAAATCATGTTTTGTacccatatgtataaatagtaaagttgttttgcctgagtgaatgcctatgtatgtgcttgtacgcatgccagtatgaaagtaggggaaaacacacacacacacacacacacacacacacacacacacacacacacacacacacacacacacacacacatgtgcatcTACGGGCAGCCGCGCTCCGCCCACTCTCCTTGATAACTATGGCGGCCGACTTTGACAGCTAAGATCTGACATATGGCTGGCTTCACTTGCGAGTGCAGCGTGTTAGGCTTTTGTCACTTTCTGTCTATAAAACCTCCTTGTATGCATATATAGTGAAATACTGCATGTATCTAATAAATAAGATACTTATATTATATTGTGTAAATCTCTTTTCAGATTTCCAAGCACGAAGATTATGCTGCCGACATGTTGTACTATATGTACTGTACAAAGATCCAGCGAACAAGCGTTCTTGGCTTTCCTGCACCCTGTTGTGTCTCAAGTGGACAGAGTGAACAAGATGTTCGAGGGAGAAGACTGCAACGTTAGCAAACTGCTAGCAGAGCTGATGTCTCTTTACCAGTCCATCCTCACGCGACTCATGATGCCAAGGACCTTCTCTTCATGGGAAGCTGTGATAAATTTTGATGTGAGTTACATAATTTGCTGGTAActgttaataatgatataacACTATGGCAAtattataataatcattatcaagattatttttcttataaaagCATATATCACTATCATGTTCATTAGCGAaataatttacttttatttttcacttcgactttgttttcatttcttcaggTGGACAATGATCGCAACGCGAGAGCACAGTCTGCGACCTGGCAACCCTGCAAGACCTGCCGCCGCCAGCAGGATGGGTAGAGTGAagtgtgaagggtgaagggtgaagggtagAGAGTAAAAAACAGCAAGGTGTGGGTGCAGGATGACACGCCGACAGCAGGATGGGCAGAGTGACTGGTGAAGAGTGAAGCGTGGAGcatgaagggtgaagggtgaaagaCAGCAAGGTGTGGGTGCAGGATGACAAGGGGTGTGTGGAGGCAGGGACACTGAAGCATGAAGTGACCGATGGAGTCTGTGTGCGTGGCAGCGGACAGCGACGTCACCCGTGTGATGAGTGATAAGGTCCTTCTCGCATGAAATCCAAACAAGCGAGTTATATCTGCTCTCTGACAACGGATGGCCTCTGAGCTCCAATATCCGCTGTTCAACTCTTCACAGACCTCATACTTCAAACGTATATTtcattacctatttatttacatttatctatttatttatttatttttatcattttttgtggcctagagagagagagagagagagagagagagagagagagagagaagtgcgaCAAATTTTGAGGGCAAAATGTGGAGGCGAGTGGAGGGAAAAACGTCATATATTTAGGGTAACAGCagaataaaagcagaaaattaagaaaaaaacagcagaaAATTGAGAATAACAGCATTAGAGCGAGTGGGAGTAGGTAGGCGACGGATTAGAGCGAGAAAATGTTTAGGCTGGAgagaattaaagcaaaaaacacACCAGGACAGTTAGAGCAAGCAAAAGTGAATTAGAGAGAATTAGAGCGAGTGGGAGTAGGTAGGCGACGGATTAGAGCGAGAAAATGTTTAGGCTGGAgagaattaaagcaaaaaacacACCAGGACAGTTAGAGCAAGCAAAAGTGAATTAGAGAGAATTAGAGCGAGTGGGAGTAGGTAGGCGACGGATTAGAGCGAGAAAATGTTTAGGCTGGAgagaattaaagcaaaaaacacACCAGGACAGTTAGAGAAAGCAAAAGTGAGTTAGAGAGAATTAGAGCGAGTGGGAGTAGGTAGGCGACGGATTTGGGCGAGAGAAAAGCATTGTGGGTGGAATTTAGTAGGCAACCTCGTGAGAGCAGCGggagaggtcaggtcaggtcactcACGGTGATATCCATGTGTCGAAAAATGCATTTGTCTCGAGTACATTTCCCACTCTTCCAGTACACACAGACTGTCTCGTTACGAAGGGCTGAAGGTTCATGGCGAAAGTTGCAGCTCTCTCCCTGAAATGTTTAAAAGTTGTcagtttttcctccatatctccctccacgagtttcctccatcttacctccacctacactgactttcctccatgtttcctccaccttctctccaagttTGACTATCCAACTCTCCTCtgtcatagttaaaatagtagttttctaagatagtctaacATGAAAACCtgattttttacaattttctctctctacttccttaaactttttcctccatatctccctccacaagttaccttcactttcctccacctacacagactttcctccatgttttctccaccatctctccaagtctgactatcctaccttccttctgtcatagttaaaatagtagttttctaagatagtctaacatcaaaacctgacattttttttcatttttttctccacttccttaaactttttcctccatatctctccgCTGTTTTGTGTATCTCTCTTCAATAAACTGAAgtgaactaccaccaccatctttccttctcacgGGTAGGTAACATTTCTGTGTGGACACCGTGACCTCACCAGACACCagcctcaccaccgccacaacaaacaccacccataccactttcttctcccatttaccctccttctcctccaccctttctccttatcctcctcctttcttcctcctcttcctcctcctcttcctcctttctgctccacctccttttctccttcacgaCCCAGCCTCCATCCAGGTTCCTCttaccttcactcctcctccagacacTCGCTCCAAGaagcttttcccttttctaccattcttacctcacctccacctcctccttctccttcctcccatctccaGCTGCCCTTTCTCTAATGGTatattcttatcctcctctccgCTCCCAGGCACCATTCTCCCAGTTCAGATAAGACACAAGGCTCTCTTAGTgaactgcgctctctctctctctgtgtgtagtGTAGCAGTGTTTTGGGCTTAGTCAAAATAGCCAGGTAAAATATCAACCTTAGTTCTAAGACCCCCTCTCGATCGTTGTCTCCAGTTTTCATTAAGGGTTGTCTGCTGCTCTCCTACTCAATTATGGATACAACACTAATGAAAACTATGCTCGAGTCCCATGAACGAGCCTTCAACTCGTCAATGGAGATTATGATAAACCATATGAAGGAGCAAATAAGTAAATTGGAAAATAAAGTACTCGATCTGACAACTAGCCTGGAGTTTACGCAACGAGAGGTTGATGATTTAAAGTCCAATGCAAGAGaccatgagaaagagaaaaaggaagcaaaaactaAATTGGATCAACTAACTGAGCAGATTGAGTCTTCaatcaaaaaaaataaaggaactaGAAAATATAATTAACTATCAAGAAGACTAtagcaggaggaagaacatACGCATTAACGGCATGGAAGAACGTGGCCCCGAGACGTGGGAACAGACGGCGACTGCAGTAACATCTCTTCCGGAAAACAAGATGCAATTGCCTGGATTGGTGTTGGAGCGAGCTCACCGGGTTGGACCGCACCGAGAGGGCAAGCCTCGTACCATAGTGGCTCGTTTCTCACGCTACTGTGATCGCAGGGCTGTCTTAAGAAGCGGAAAGAAGCTGAAAGGTACCAATATTTTTGTCAACGAAGACCTCTGTGCTGCTTCACAAACAGTCAAGAGTTCGCAGTTCCCCATGATGAGAGAAGCAAGAGCACAGGGAAAGATTGCCTTCTTCCGCCATACAAAACTGATAATACGGGAGAGAACCACAGATAATGCTACCAGACAGAACCAACCACCAGTGACGGAGGAGGGTGACAGTCGGGTGGGCGCTGCTGGGCCTGCTGATGTTGCTGGCAGGGTTACCCACTCTCAGGTGGCGGGTGTGTGGTCGGGTGGTGCTGGGCGGGAAGGTGCTTCGCCGTCCCTTCCCATGTCACGCCCGGACACTTCCCGCACTCAGTCTCCTGCTGCGCCTACTGCCTCGTCACAACGTAATGCCCCCAAGAAGACCGGTTTAAGGAGTACTAGCATGAGAAAGTAATGGCTTATAGATGACCGAACTCTTCTAATGGTAAAGATTCTAGTTCACTCTAGTTCACGGACGTACaatatcattttcctttttctaatctAAATGATAGTGATTTTATAAATGTTATCCAAGCTGATGCTCATATGTACCCGTTAAGCGTAAATAATTCATTAACATTTTGTAACAGTGACAGACTTAACAAATCACAGTGTTGATCACTTAAATGAAACATTATTACCACAACCAGTATGTGACTACATTTTCTACAATAGTGAAATGCATCAAAATTTTCCTAGTAATAGTTTAAAGATACTTTCTTATAACATAAGCAGTGTTCCTCAGCATTTAGAGTCCTTTTTTGACCAATGCTTAGATATCTCTGATATTCAAATTGATATTATTGGATAATGTGAAACCCGTCTTAATGACAGTATTTGTAATTTATATAAACTGGataattattcttcattttttcagaaTAAATCAACACAGGGTGGAGGTCTCTGTATATATCTACGTAATAATTTTCAAGGTGTAAAAATTACCAATATTTGCTTACAATTACCGCACAtagaatctttatttattgaaatttttAAACCCATTAAGTGTACCATTGGCATTATCTACAGACCACCTAATTCatctttttatgattttattgaaACTATGGAAAGTATCTTAGAATCATTATCCGGTTTTAAATCAGATTGTCATATAATCGGTGATTATAACATTAATTTACTAAATAAGAATGACAATGTCATCAATTACACAAACTTATTCTACTCgtatagccttttttttttcaaacaattATAAAACCAACAAGAGTCACTAATAAATCTGCAACATTAATTGATCATGTTTGgacaaataacatgaaaaattatatgaaaagtggtatcTTATATACGTCATTAAGTGACCATTTCCCTGTGTTCAGTTTATTTTCAATACCCACTCATAATAATTCGTCTTATATACacctaacaaaaagaaaatatgatgatgataaaatcaAATCTTTCAAAGATGATTTAAAACAGCATAACTGGATCACAAAACTTGAAAATACTGAAGGGGCTGATaagattctttatttatttatggagaAATTTTTAAGCCTTTATAATAATCGCTTCCCAATAAAATCATTTGCTATGAAAGAGAAACATTATGGAAAGCCTTATATAAcaccaggaatgaaaaaaatcaataaagcaTCGAAACAAATTACAGAAATTGCATGCTAAGTGGCCACTAACTTATGGCAAACAATTTAAGAATTATAGAAACATGTTAACTACAATAATTAGAACAGCCAAGGAAAATTACTTGAAGTcgaaaataaatcatgaatCAGGTGATTCTAAAAAGACTTGGAAAACTGTTAATTCTATATTGGCTATACATGAACTTACCCAAAACATCTATAAAACATTAGATAATAAGCAGTATCAAATCACAGTTCTTTGTGATTTAAGTAAAGCTTTTGACACTGTATCACGCAATATTTTgctacaaaaattaaataattatGGTGTTCGGGGGAAAGCAAATGATTTTTGGAGAAGCTATTTGAGTTTCAGAAACCAATACACAGTATACAATAAtgattcatcttcttttaaacAAGTCCACTATGGGGTTCCACAGGGGTCAATTCTGGGGCCATTgctatttttaatatatataaacgatATGGTACGTATTAGTTCAAAATTaaaatttttgttgtttgctGATACCACAATATTTATTCAAGgacaaaatattaatgaaatgaTAATTACACTCAATAGTGAATTGATAAAGTTATCAAATTGGCTAAAAAGCAATCAACTGACAATTAATGTCTCTAAAACATTTTACATGGTATCAAGTCGCACAAATATTGATTTAGATAACATAAATATTAAGATAGAAGATAATGCAATCAACAGAGTAAGTCATATAAAATTTTTGGGAGTAATCATTGATGAAAGGTTGTCATGGAAGCCACATATCTTGAGTGTATGTACTACAATATCACAAATGACGGGAGTTTTATATAGGATACGAAATTGCTTGCCCTCAGAAAGTATCAGAATGGTGTACCTTTCCATTGTTTATCTTCATCTATTGTATTGTTCTGCTATATGGGAGGCGCATTTAAAACACTTATAGACTATTTATTTACTgctcaaaagaaaattatacgaATCATGTATTTTAAGTCAAAATTGGAACATACAAACCCTCTCTTTCATGATCATA encodes:
- the LOC123508201 gene encoding uncharacterized protein LOC123508201 — translated: MLPTCCTICTVQRSSEQAFLAFLHPVVSQVDRVNKMFEGEDCNVSKLLAELMSLYQSILTRLMMPRTFSSWEAVINFDVDNDRNARAQSATWQPCKTCRRQQDG